A single window of Aspergillus flavus chromosome 4, complete sequence DNA harbors:
- a CDS encoding putative pectinesterase precursor — protein MVKSLLVSGLFAATALAASRMTAPAGAIVVAKSGGDYDTLSAAVNALSTTETATQTIFIEEGTYDEQVYIPSLAGKLIIYGQTEDDTTYTGNLVNITHNIKLADVANDDETATVRNHSPNSSIYNLNIINTCGQVCHQALAVSAYGNGQGYYGCQFTGYQDTLLAQSGNQVYAHNLIEGAVDFIFGQHARAWFQDCDIRVLKGPSSGYITANGRSSETDTSYYVIHKSSVAAADGNDVPSGTYYLGRPWSQYARVLFQETSMTDVINSAGWSVWSTTQANTENVTFAEYGNTGAGAEGTRASFSEKLSEPVAISTILGSDWAQWVDTSYIN, from the exons ATGGTGAAATCACTTTTGGTGTCTGGTCTCTTTGCCGCAACGGCTCTGGCCGCGAGCCGCATGACAGCTCCTGCTGGTGCGATCGTCGTTGCCAAGTCTGGGGGTGACTATGATACG CTTAGCGCCGCCGTTAATGCCCTGAGCACTACCGAGACCGCGACGCAGACTATCTTCATTGAGGAGGGTACCTACGACGAACAGGTGTACATCCCGTCGTTGGCTGGAAAGCTGATCATCTACGGTCAGACAGAGGA TGACACCACCTACACGGGCAACCTCGTCAACATCACCCATAACATTAAGTTGGCTGACGTCGCCAATGATGACGAGACTG CAACCGTTCGTAACCACTCCCCCAACTCGTCCATCTACAAcctcaacatcatcaacacctGCGGCCAAGTCTGCCACCAGGCCTTGGCCGTGAGCGCCTACGGCAATGGCCAGGGATACTACGGATGCCAGTTCACCGGGTACCAGG ATACTCTTCTTGCCCAAAGCGGAAACCAGGTCTACGCCCACAATCTCATCGAGGGTGCCGT tgacttcatcttcggcCAGCACGCCCGTGCCTGGTTCCAAGATTGCGACATCCGTGTCCTGAAGGGCCCCAGCTCCGGCTACATCACCGCCAACGGTCGCTCCTCTGAAACCGACACGTCCTACTACGTAATTCACAAATCCTCCGTCGCAGCCGCCGATGGCAATGATGTCCCGTCTGGTACCTACTATCTCG GTCGCCCATGGTCCCAGTACGCCCGCGTCCTCTTCCAGGAGACCTCCATGACTGATGTAATTAACTCTGCTGGCTGGTCTGTATGGTCGACTACCCAGGCTAACACTGAGAATGTTACCTTTGCCGAATATGGCAACACTGGTGCTGGAGCAGAGGGTACGCGTGCTAGTTTCTCTGAGAAGCTGAGTGAGCCCGTTGCTATCTCGACCATTTTGGGCTCGGATTGGGCACAGTGGGTTGATACTAGCTATATCAACTAA